The Microcoleus sp. AS-A8 genome segment ACTTCCCCAAAGGGATGGCGCTGATGCGACAGATGGTGATGGCACGAGCATTTCCCCATGTGGAGCCTCAAGCGAGGCTGGAGTTAATCCCAGAAGTGTTTGACAGTCCCGACACCCTCGACCGGATGTGCCGTGTGAGTGGGGGTCATGTGCGTAACTTATTAGGGCTACTCTATAACTGCCTACAACAGGAAGACCCACCCTTCTCCGATGAGTGCTTAGAAAGTGTGATCAAAGGTTACCGCGATGACTTAGCTCTCGCCGTTGATGAGGAGGAATGGGATTTGCTGTCTCAGGTGGTTCGACAACAAATTGTCAAAGGCGAACGAGAATATCAAGTGCTGTTGCGGAGTGGATTTGTCTATGAGTATCGCGATGAAGGGGGACGCTGGTTTGGCATCAACCCCGCTTTGGCAGAAACAGATAGATTTCAAACTTTAATTACCTCATCCAACGGGGTCTAGTTCCGAATTCCGCTGAATTTACACTGCCTTTTGCGAATACAGGGGAAAATGACTTTTGCTTCTCCTGTAGCCCGGAAAATTTTAGGATTCACCACATCTTCTGCTAGCCGTAACCCAGCACATGGAACACCACGGCTAGTTTCTCTCATTTGGGGCTACCTGAGGAGCAGGAAGATGAATTGTTACTCAACAGTTCAGTCAGCGATCAGTATCACAGGGAGGGAAAATTTTGATCACATCTATATCAGCATTTTGAGAGTTCACCCTCCGCTATCTGTGGCAGAAATGCCAAGCTAATCCTAGTTACTCAAATTACGGATTGTTTTAAGGTTAAAGGCTACATACTATCCCTCGGAAATCACTGATACTATGAAATGTGCAGAAGCGTAAAATATTTAAAAGAATGTGCGCTTTCTATCCTAGGTTGTCATCTACTACTGTGTGGTTAAGTCAATGAAACGAATTTTTAGGCGCTCTGCGGAGCGTGATTGGGATGATTGGAGCGCAAGCCCGGAAGAGGTTAGGCAACGCTCACCAGCTATGACTCACATTATGGAGAGCGCTCCATCCAAGTCCCTTGTGATTCACACACCCATCATTAGTGATTGGGTCGTGGACGAGTAAAAAGTGCTGCTCCTATAAAAGCGCAACTATCTGCAATGAGTCCGTGGATAACGTAACGGACGGCATGATACCTATCCCCACAGCCGTAGATAGTTCCGAAACATCACTCCACTGGCTTTAACATTTAATCGGAAATTTAAAAATTTTCCTCTGATTAGAGTAATCAGAGGAATATCAATCAATTAGTGGCAATTGTGAACCTGTAACAGTCACAACGTGAGTTGAATGAGAGAGCCAAATCAAATACAACAAGTAGCGGTCTTGAATGAGCGTTCACTGTCAACCTTATCCAGGGCAATTACTCTCTCGGAAGGGCACTTTGCACTGATTTTGGTACGCTGTAACTATGAAGTTTGCAAAGAGCAAATGTGGCAGCGGCTGCAAGCACTCACGGGAGTCACGCTGAGTGAGCTAGTTTTGCGAAAAGGTATTAAAAGCTTATACAGCCCCATTGTTTCTATCCTTGCGGACCAGCAGACATCAGCGTTGATTGTATTTGGCCTGGAGTCAGTAACAGCTATTGACCAAGTGCTGATTTCGACGAATCAGGTTCGAGAAGAATTTCGTAAAAACTTAACCCGCCCTCTCGTGTTGTGGATCAGCGATGAGGTTTTGCAGAAGCTGGCGCGGTTTGCCCCCGATTTTAAGAGTTGGGCAGCGACCTCGATTAAGTTTGAACTTAGCACCGCCGAGTTGCTAGCTTTATGGCAGCAAACAACGGATGAACTCTTTACCAAGCTTTTGGGGAGCGATTTAGCTGAATTTTTGCCTAACGACGCTCTCAATTTGGCACCGGGTTGCCGCCAACGCCAGGAAATTGAGTCTGTGTTGCGAGACTTAACGGCTCGTGGCGTCCGTTTAGAACCCGAACAATGGGCCACCTGGCAGTTTATTTTAGGGCGGGATGCCTTGACACGGGATCAGCTCGATGTAGCGCTTCAGCAGTACCACAAGAGTTTGTTGGTCTGGCAGCAAGAAGATGAGAGTGGGGAGGTGTGGGAGCAGGGAAACAGCGCTTTAATGTTCGCCTTAATGCAGGGGGATGAAGTCCACACAGGAGATCAGCAGAACCTTTCCCATCTAGAATCCCAAACCCGACCCCAGGACGTTAGCACAGCAGCGCAAAGTCCAGTCCTCGGACGGCACAAGCCACAATCGTTAGAGCGTGCTGGGCTACTTTTGCATCACATCGGTTTATGTCATTGCCGTCAAGCGGAGTTGCAACCGCTCACCAGCCGTATCCAATGGGAACAAGCTAAAGAGTCATTCACTAAGGCGATTGAGGTATTTACACTCGCCAGACGGCAAGATTTGGTTGCTCAGTTAACCCTTCAGCTCGGTCAGATCTTAAAACATCTGGAAAGCTGGACTGAATTACAGGCTCTGGCCTTACACGCTCTGGAAGACCCTCAAACCCAAGACAGTCCCGTACAATTGGCTCAAGCTTATGGATTTTTGGCTGTTGTGGCATTGGCTCAGTCCGAATGGGAGAACGCCAAGTACTTAGCCTGGGGTGCTTTTGACCTCATCGCTCAGTCCCCGTCGCCTCAACCCCTGGATCAAGGAAGGTATCTGTTATACTCAGCCAAAGCGCAGCGGCAGTTGGGTGAACTGACCTCGGCAATTGCCAACCTAGAACAGGCGATCAGAGCCGATTCTTGGCCACCGACGGCTCTCAAGAAACAGCCACAGCTTTATATTGACATCTTGGAAGAATTGCGATCGCTCTATCTGGAGCAACAGCAATATTTGAGAGCGTTTGAACTCAAACAGCAGCAACGCTCGATTGAGCAACAGTATGGATTTTCCACCTTCCTCGGTGCGGCTCCCTTACAACCTTTTACCCGACAGGGTCGAGGCATATCATCCCTAGAAATTGCGGCAGCAGGGCGTCAATCTGATGTCAATCGCCTAATCGAACGCCTGAGCCGCAATGACCATAAACTGACGATCATTCACGGCTCTTCTGGCGTTGGTAAAAGTTCATTGATTAATGCGGGTTTAGTCCCCGCTCTGGAATCCCGGATTATTGGAGCCAGAGAAGCGATGCCGATTGTGCAAAAAGCTTACAGAGATTGGCTTGGGGAACTAGAACGCCGTCTAAACGCCGCCTTTGCCAGTCGCCAAGTTAAAGGGTTGAACAGTTCCAAGGAAGAATCTCCACCTGAGTTGGAACTGAAAACCAGGCAATCTGTATATGACGAGTCGGCTAGGTGTTCCGCACCTAACCCGGATCAGCTCGATCAGGCTCCTGCTGACGCCCAAGAAACAGCTCCTGTGAGTGCTGAAGAAGCCGCTACGTTAATGGAAAACTCGTTGCGCTCACAAACGCTAGCGATCGCTCTATCCGTAGCGCGATTGCGCGAAACACAATGCCAAGGACAATCGCAAACATTAAATCAATCGCCAATTCCCAGTTTCCAACCTTTCATTTCTAGCCCAAGGCTTCAACAAATCCTGAAACAGTTGCGCGTTGCTGCCGAACAAAAACTATTAACGGTTCTGATTTTTGACCAATTTGAAGAATTTTTCTTCTGTACGAACCTAGAACAACGGCGCGAATTTTATGAGTTTTTGGCGCAGTGTCTAAATCTTCCTTTCTTAAAAGTCATCTTGTCGTTGCGGGAAGATTATCTCCACTATTTGTTGGAGTGTGAGCGCTATTGTAATCTGAGTACCATTAACAACAATATTCTGGATCGACAGCTTCGTTACCACTTAGGAGATCTTTCGCCCGATGATGCGAGAAATGTGATTAGCACATTAGCTGCCGTCTCTCAGTTTCAGTTAGAAGAATCTCTCATTGCAGCTCTTGTACGAGATTTAGCAGGCAGTACAGGAGTAGTACGTCTGATTGAGTTGCAAGTCGTAGGGCAACAGCTACAAACGGAAAAAATTACGACACTAGAACAATATTACGCTCTAGGAGCTGATCCAAAAGCCACACTGGTGGAGCGCTCGCTGTTGTGCGTAATCAATGATTGTGGACAAGAAAACGAAGATACGGTTTGGCAAGTCCTGTTCTCCTTAACCGATGAACGCGGTACTCGTCCGTTGAAAACCATGCCGGAGTTGGCTGTAGGGACGGGTATTACACCCAAGTGCTTTACCGATCAATCCTTAACCAGTTGTGACTGGTCACAAGAAGAACTAACCCCCAACAAACTTGACTTAATTTTAAAGATTCTGGTCGGTTCTGGCTTGGTGTTCCGAGTACCGGAGGAGCAACAAGACCGATATCAGCTAGTTCATGATTATCTAGTCGAACCGATTCGTCAAAAATATCATCAGCTTGCACAATTAAATGTCGTGACAAAGCTAGAAAGAAGTGAACAGGCACTGGTTCGGGCACATCAACAGCGCTTACGCGCAAGTATTGTTGGTGCGACTATGGCACTTTTAGCGATCACTACAGGTGGCTTGGGGTGGCGAGCCGAGGTTCAAAGACGACTTGCTGCCAACCTTTCGATTAATGCCCAGTTGAGTTCGATTAGTGCTTCTTCAGAAGCCCTTTTTGTCTCTAATAAAAAGTTTGATGCTCTGCTAGAAGGCTTGAGAGCAGCGAGACGCCTCAAGGATTTAGAGACGGCTGAGCGATCCGTAGAACCCGATACCCATTTCCAGGTTGTCACCGCGCTCTCGCAGGCGGTTTACACCGCTTCGGAGCGTAATCGATTGGAGGGGCATAGTGATATCGTTTGGAAAGTGAGCTTCTCCCCCGATGGTCAGCTTTTAGCCTCTGCCAGCCAAGATAAAACCGTGAAACTGTGGCGTTCCGATGGAACGTTAGTGACGACTCTCAACGGACACCATGATAGTGTGACGAGCGTCTCGTTTAGTCCCGATGGTCAGATGATGGCATCGAGTAGCCAAGATGGCATAATCAGGCTCTGGCGTCGCGATGGCAGCCTCGTGAGAAGGTTTCGGGGTCATGTCGGGCAGGTATATAGTGTGAGCTTTAGTCCGAAGGGTCAGCTCATTGCTTCTGCGGGTGGGGATGGCACCATTCGATTTTGGACACTTGAGGGCAAGTTAATTGAGACGTTACACCCTGATCAGGGTGTCGTGAGAGGAGTCAGCTTTAGTCCAGATGGTGAGAGGGTCGCGTCAGCTTATCAGGATGGGACTATTGAGCTATGGACGCTACAAGGTAAGTTACTGCAAACCCTCAAAGGACATAGTCGCAAGGTAAACTGTGTGGTGTTCAGTCCCGATGGTCAGTTCCTGGCCTCAGCTAGCGATGATAAAACCGTAAAGCTGTGGAACCGCGACGGAAAGCTGCTCAAAACCTTCTCCAACCATCAAGGATGGGTGCTGGCGGTGGCGTTTAGTGCAGATGGTCAGTGGCTGGCCTCAGCGAGTGCTGACAATGCGGTTAGGCTTTGGAATCGCAATGGGACGCTCCGGCAAACGTTTACAGGACACAGCGATATTGTCACTTCCGTCAGTTTCAGTCCCGCTCCCGTTGGCGGGTTGAAAGTTGAAAGTTCAAACAAAAACTTACAACCATCCAACCAGGAACCTGCAACCCTCAACCCAGTTCCCCTCCTAGCCTCCGCCAGCAATGACAAAACCATCAGGTTCTGGGGTCTGGATAACCCGTCTCGCCTGATTTTGCCAGTTCGGGATCAGGTGAGAGAGGTTACGTTTTCACCGGATAGTCAACTGATAGCCACGGCAGGTGATGACAAGACGGTGAAACTTTGGAGTCGTAACGGTCAGTTACTCCACACCTTAAAGGGGCATAGGGAGCGCATTGACAGCATCAGTTTTAGTCCTGAGGGGCGACTTCTGGCCTCAGCGAGTCGGGATGGTACGCTGAAACTCTGGACTCGCGGGGGTCTTTTGATTAAGACGATAACCGGGCATCAGGGCTGGGTGTTGAGTGTCAGTTTTAGTCCTGATGGCAAGCGGTTGGCTTCTACAGGTCAGGCTGGGACAGTGAAACTCTGGACTCGCGAGGGTGTTTTGATCAAAACCTTGAATGATTCTCGCGATTCCCTACTCCCTGCTTCGCCAAACAGCAGGACGGCAAACGGGAAGAATCGCTCTTATTCCCGCGTTAATGCCGTTACCTTTAGCCCTGATGGTCAACTCTTAGCCTCTGCGGGTGATGACAAGACCGTAAAACTGTGGACGGCGGACGGCAGATTACTGAAAACTTTGCAAGGGCATAGTAATTGGGTCTTAGATGTAAGTTTTTCCCCGGACTCCCAGATGCTCGCCTCGGCGAGTTATGACAATACGGTCAAACTCTGGAGTCGCAAGGGAGAACTGATCAGAACTTTGAGGGGGCATAGCGATAGTGTCGCTCACGTTCGCTTTAGTCCCACCGGTCAAATTTTAGCAACAACCAGTTGGGATAACCGGGTGCAACTGTGGCGGCTTGATGACACCTTGATCCAAACCCTAGAAGGGCACCAAGATCGCGTTACTAGCGTTAGTTGGAGCCATGATGGTAAGGCGCTAGCTTCTGCTAGTCGGGACAATACCGTGATGGTACGGAATTTGAATTTAGATGATCTGTTGGATAAAGGCTGTAACTGGCTGCGGTACTATCTACAAAACAATCCGAAAGTGAGACCCCAAGACCGGGAACTTTGTCACTCCCTTGAGCGATCACAAGAGCAGACTCCTGAAGGATAATGGTTAGAAAAATTCACGCTTTTCACTCGCCGCAATTCATCGTTGAGCAAGGCGTATTGTCCGGATAATAGGCCACTGTCTTGCATAAATATATAGACTTAGGCGCTTTCTGGCATGGCGTGTTAGAGTGAGCGTAATTCCTTTGCAGTAGTTTTCCTCCAGCTTGTGAAAGGATTATGGTAATTACAAAACGTGGCCTCGTTCTTGGTGCGACAGCATTAGTAATAACAACTGTTGCGGTGACAACTGTCGGTCTTTTAGATAAAAGCCAAGCTGTTTTAAGCGAGGTTTTTCGCCCAAGCCCTAAGGAGTTAGTGGATGAGGTTTGGCAGATTATTGATCGACAATATGTAGATGCCACGTTCAATCAGCAGGACTGGCGATCCGTTCGCAACGAATATTTGAACCGCAATTACACTAACCAGGAAGAGGCTTATAAAGCCATCCGGGAAATGCTGAAGAAGCTGGAAGACCCTTACACTCGGTTCATGGACCCGCAAGAGTTCAAGAACATGCAGATTGATACGTCTGGAGAACTCACTGGTGTCGGGATTCAGTTGGCTCAGGATGAGCAAACGAAAAAGCTGATGGTGATTTCACCGATTGAGGATACACCCGCGTTTAAGGCTGGGGTTCTGGCCAAGGATGTGATCCTCAAGATTGACGGCAAGAGTACCGAAGGCATGGATGTCAACGACGCCGTCAAGCTGATTCGGGGTGAACCCGGAAGTTCAGTAAAACTTACTGTTCAGCGAGGGAACAAGCAAATCGATTATCAGCTCACACGGGCCAAAATTGAAATTCATCCAGTACGCTACGACTCTAAGAACTCGCCCAATGGCAAGGTTGGCTATATTCGCCTTACTCAATTTAGCGCCAATGCAGCGCAGGAAATGCGTACTGCGATCAAAGAATTAGAAAAACAGCAGGTGACGGGCTATATTCTAGATTTACGCTCTAATCCTGGTGGCTTACTCAATGCCAGTGTTGATATTGCCCGGATGTGGATCGACGATGGGGCCATTGTCTCGACGGTGGATCGGCAGGGAGAAACGGATCTTCAATTCGCCAATAATCGTGCTCTTACGGATAAGCCGCTAGTGGTGCTGGTGGATGGGGGTTCAGCCAGTGCTAGTGAAATTCTGTCTGGGGCTTTACAAGATGATAAGCGCGCTACTCTAATCGGAACTCAGACATTTGGGAAAGGGTTGGTTCAGTCAGTGCGGCAATTGGAAGATGGATCGGGTCTGGCGGTGACCATCGCCAAGTATCTCACGCCCAGTAAACGGGATATTAACAAGTTGGGAATTGCCCCAGATGTTGTAGTAGAACTGTCTGACACACAGCGTAAGACGTTGCAGCAGGATCGGACAAAAATCGGCACCTCAGACGACCCTCAATATGCCAAAGGTCTTGAAATCCTTCAGCAGAAGATTGCCGCCAAGCAAAACCCCAAATTACAATCTACCGCGCGTTAAACCGCATAGCCCCCGCTAGGGGGTAACTTGGGTCTAGGCGGGCTGACACTTTCCGGCGCGAATGAGTCCGACGCGACGTGCGATCGCATCTTGTTGTGAATCAAACGGCCCCCACCGCTCCACAAGGGTTGGGTCGTCTTCCCCTTCTAGTTGAGTATTGGGGATAATTTCGCATGGTCCATTAGGGCGCTTGACAACATACCATTTTTGTGTATTATTCATACGGCAAAGACGTTTAATACCTGTGTGTGAGATAAATCGACGACTAGAGCTCATCAAAATAGGGCACCGACGACTCGATGCCCTCCAGCGATGAAGTATGAACAGATGAAGTGTGAAAATTTTCCTTGATCTTCATCCCTCACACTTATGCCTGTTTAAGGATCGCTATTTGCCATTCCCATTGCTACTGGTGGTCAGCAGATTTTCAGCCAGTTTGCCGGGGACTTCCTGGAGATGATCATACTGCCAATTGAAGAAGCCGACGCCCAAAGTAAGCGATCGCAACTCAATGATAAAGTCGTGCATTTCCGCCTGAGGCAGATAGCCAGAGACACAATCCCAACCCTGCCAATCGGAACGCCCTTCATAGCCGAGAATTTGTCCCCGACGCCCGGTGATCAGTTGCAGCACCTTCGAGGTGAATTCCTTCGGCGCACACACCTGAACGGTCATGATGGGTTCTAAAAGCACCGGCTCAGACTTAGTCATTCCCTCCGTCATGGCTAACCGCGCCGCCTGCTTAAAGGCTTGTTCTGAGCTATCGACGTTGTGGTAAGAGCCATTCGTCAGAGTTACAGCCACATCAACCACTGGAAAACCGAGTGGCCCATGCGTCAAATACTCCCGCACCCCAATTTCCACGCCAGGGATGTACTGCTTTGGCACCACACCCCCCACAATCGTTTCCGAGAAGCTAAAGCCTTCGCCACGCGGTACGGGTTTGATATCCAGGTAAACATCCCCAAACTGCCCGTGACCGCCACTTTGATGCTTGTAGCGTCCGTGGGAATTGGTGGGTTTGCGGATCGTTTCTTTGTAGGGCACTCGCGGCAGGTGAGTCGCCATCGGTAGGTTATATTTGCGCCGCAGTCGGTCTAAGGCTACTTGAAGGTGAATTTCACCCTGTCCCCAAAGGATAATTTCGTTGGTGTCCCCGTGTTGCTCCCAAGCCAGAGAGGGGTCTTCTTCCAGCAGCTTGGTTAATGCATTACTGAGCTTGACTTCATCTTTGCGATTTTCGGCGGCGATCGCTAGTGCATAGACCGGTCGCAGTGATTCAGCTTTCGCCTCTTCCATCCTCCCGTTGCCAGAATGGTTGGTGAGAGTTTGGCCTGTGTGAATTCCTTCTAAGCGTCCAATCGCGACAATCTCACCGGCTGGCGCTTCGGAAACCGATTGCTGTTGCTGACCGAGCATCCGGTACAAACCACCGCCACGGACTCCATTTAGGACGATTCCATCCGTCAGTTGTCCCTGCCAGACGCGCACGAGAGAGAGTTTACCTCCTTGAGGTGTGTAGTAGGTTTTAAGTACTTGTGCCACCACCGTCTCGGAGTTGATATCCAGCCCTCGCCGCTCAGCGGTCGTTTCAGGGGTTGGGGCTTCCCGCACGAGGGCATCAATCAGGTGCCGAACGCCGTAATCTTGCTCGGCGACCCCGATGAATACGGGCACAATTAAATCTGCCCCCAATTCCATCCTCAAATCTTGGACAATTTCTTCTTGGGGTGGCTCAATTTCCTCTAATAGTTCTTCTAGTAGGTGGTCATCAAAATCAGCCAGCGCTTCCAGCATTTCTGCCCGTGCGGCATGTTCTTGTTCTTTTAACGACTCTGGCAGGGGTACTGGGTCGGCGGGCGCACCGGGATGGTAATGAAAAGCTTGCTCTGTAACTAAATCAATAAACCCAATTAGCTGTTCCCCTTGACCAATGGGATATTGATGGGGAATTAGAGGGCGTGTCGAAACAGATTTGAGGGCGTCTAAGATGGCTCGATAAGATTCCCCCCAACCATCACCATCGCAGGTGAGTCGATCCATTTTGTTGATAAAGACGAGGTGGGGGATTTCCCGATCATCGAGGAATTTGAATAAGGGAGCAAGCGTCAGGACGCGATCGGTGACCGGTTCACAAACGACAACCGCCGCATCGACACCAATTAAGGCGTTGTAAGTTTCTTGGGCAAATTCTATTGAACCGGGACAATCGACAAAGGTGAAGCGGATGTCTTGATACTGGGTACTCGCCGCACTGACTTCTACTGTCATTTGGCGATCGCGTGCTTCGGCAGCACCATCCCCCACCGTATTACCGTCTTTAATACTGCCTTTGCGTGAAATTGCACCCGAAACGAACAACAAACTTTCTAAAAGTGTTGTTTTACCGCTTAAATAGGGACCAACAATTGCCACATTACGGGTGGCAGAACTCACTTTTTGGTTCATGATTTCCCCCCAAAATAATAAGGAGTGATGCAGATAATCTGCCGATTGGGGATTTTGACTGGCTGATTTTGGACAGTGACATTCTCGTCTATGTCTCGCCCGCCAGTATCGCGGAGACCCCAAAATCCTTGCATCCAAAATCTACAATCGGTTGACATAGGTCTTGTCACCTCGGCTATCTTGTCTCTGGTTGAGTCGCCGATGCCAATATGGAGATGTCATTAAACGTATCTGCCTGTGAGATTAGCGCTTCTGGTCGCCATTAAATTAAACTTGCAATGTCTTGTAAGACAAACTTCAGGCAAAATAAAGTTAAGTTAAGTTAAGTGAACAAATTCAATTTTTTTATGGATTTAAGCAACAGTTGGAAACGATTTTGTTTCAAAATAAAGCAGAAATTTCCCCCCAGTAGCTTGGCATTATCCCCGCACACCTTCCTTGTGACGGTTAGCTTCCTGTTATTGGGTGGCAGCCTAACCGCGCTGACACAGCCACATACCGCCTCGGCGCAGTCACTCCCTGTGCTGACGCCGACACAACCTGCCGCCGTTGAGGAACTCAACAAGGGAATTGGGTTGATTCAGCAGGGAAAATTGCCAGAAGCGATCGCCGCATTTCGACAAGCCTCTCAACTCAACCCCCAACTCGCACCCGCCCACTACAACTTGGGGTTAGCCTTGCGCCAAGCAGGGCAATTACAAGCGTCAGCCGATGCCTTTTATCAGGCAACCCAGGTAGACCCCAATTTTGCTTTAGCTTTTGCTAATTTAGGAGCAGCGTTGTTAGAAGGGAGTAATTTACAGCAAGCACGAGATTATTTGACGCGGGCACTCGAACTTGAACCCAACCTCGGTGTCGCCCATTACAACTATGGTTTGTTACTTTCCCAAGCGGGAGAGCAAGAGCAGGCGATCGCTCAGTTCAAGAGTGCGTTACAGGTGAGCCAAAATGCTCCAGAACCTGCTTATCATATCGGACTTATTTATTTACAACAAAGCAAAATTGAAGATGCCCAGAAATCTTTTCAACAAGCCATAAAAATTAACCCTAAATATGCAGAAGCTCATTATAATTTAGGCTCAATTTTATTTAATCAAAGCAAGTTTGATGCGGCGCTCGCCGCTTTCCGAAAAGCGGCTGAAAGTAACCCGAACTATCCCAATGCTTACTATGGTGCTGGGTTAGTATTTCTGCGGCAGAACCGATTTAGTGATGCCCAGCAAGTTTTGCAATATGCTAAAGCGCTCTATACGGCGCAAGGGAATTCCCAGTGGGCGACAAATGCCGATCAGTTATTACAAAAGGCACATACTTCTAATCCCTAGAGTATCCATTCCGAATTGATTTAAAGAAGCTACAGTGGTGAATGTCTTAATCGTAGAGCTAGTTTGGTGACAGGTTGACGGGGCGTACATACCACAACAGAGCAAGCACATGACTTTGCGCCAGAAGACAGTTCTCATTATTGGCGTAACGCTATTGTGTTTGTTGGTGACACTCTACCTTAGCTTGTCCACAATTTGGCTGAATCGTGTTGCCAAAATTGAGTTTCAGCAGACTCACCAGAATGTAGAACGAGTCACCGAAGCCTTAGCCAACAATCTCCAGGAACTCAATAGCACAGCCAAGGATTGGGCTGGGTGGGATGACACTTACGCCTTTGTTGCAGATGTTAACGAACGCTACATTCAGGAAAATCTTGCCGATGCGAGTTTTGTCAACCTCCGGCTCAATTTTATGCTGTTTATTAATAAAGCAGGTCAAGTCAAATATGGCAAAGGCTTAGATTTACAGCAAAAAGTAGCCATCCCAGTTCCCGCAAGCTTGAAACAATACCTTGCCACTCGCCCTCGCCTCCTCCAGCACAATACACTTAATAGCAGCCACACAGGAATTCTGCTTTTACCCGAAGGCTCTTTACTTGTTGCTTCCCATCCCATTGTCAAAAGTGACCGTACAGGTCGAATTCGTGGCAGCTTAATATTGGGTCGTTTTCTCAATAGTGGTGAATTAATCCGCCTCTCCCAATTGACTCGTTTACCACTCACTATCTATCCCTTTCATCAAGGGCAATTGCCCAAAGACTTCCAAGCCATTAAAGATGAACTCACTCAAGAATTGTCTCAGGCTAAGATTTTAGCTGAATCAATCATTCTCGTCCGTCCCTTAAGTTCTCAGCGAATTGCAGGTTATACCCTACTTAGAAATATTGAAGGGCAGTCTGGGTTATTGTTACGCGTGGATACTGCCCGAAATATCTACCAGCAAGGTAAACTAGGCTTGCGTTATCTAGTATTAGCACTTTTAGCGGTAGGTTTTGCCTTTGGCTGTGTTACCTTATTGCTTTTAGAAAAATGGGTGTTGTCCCCTTTATCTCACTTCAGTGCTACCGTCAGGCGGATTCGCGCCAAAGACGACCTAAAAGAGCGGTTGTTAACCCAGGGTAGAGATGAACTATC includes the following:
- a CDS encoding S41 family peptidase, which codes for MVITKRGLVLGATALVITTVAVTTVGLLDKSQAVLSEVFRPSPKELVDEVWQIIDRQYVDATFNQQDWRSVRNEYLNRNYTNQEEAYKAIREMLKKLEDPYTRFMDPQEFKNMQIDTSGELTGVGIQLAQDEQTKKLMVISPIEDTPAFKAGVLAKDVILKIDGKSTEGMDVNDAVKLIRGEPGSSVKLTVQRGNKQIDYQLTRAKIEIHPVRYDSKNSPNGKVGYIRLTQFSANAAQEMRTAIKELEKQQVTGYILDLRSNPGGLLNASVDIARMWIDDGAIVSTVDRQGETDLQFANNRALTDKPLVVLVDGGSASASEILSGALQDDKRATLIGTQTFGKGLVQSVRQLEDGSGLAVTIAKYLTPSKRDINKLGIAPDVVVELSDTQRKTLQQDRTKIGTSDDPQYAKGLEILQQKIAAKQNPKLQSTAR
- a CDS encoding DDE transposase family protein, whose translation is MNNTQKWYVVKRPNGPCEIIPNTQLEGEDDPTLVERWGPFDSQQDAIARRVGLIRAGKCQPA
- a CDS encoding elongation factor G, yielding MNQKVSSATRNVAIVGPYLSGKTTLLESLLFVSGAISRKGSIKDGNTVGDGAAEARDRQMTVEVSAASTQYQDIRFTFVDCPGSIEFAQETYNALIGVDAAVVVCEPVTDRVLTLAPLFKFLDDREIPHLVFINKMDRLTCDGDGWGESYRAILDALKSVSTRPLIPHQYPIGQGEQLIGFIDLVTEQAFHYHPGAPADPVPLPESLKEQEHAARAEMLEALADFDDHLLEELLEEIEPPQEEIVQDLRMELGADLIVPVFIGVAEQDYGVRHLIDALVREAPTPETTAERRGLDINSETVVAQVLKTYYTPQGGKLSLVRVWQGQLTDGIVLNGVRGGGLYRMLGQQQQSVSEAPAGEIVAIGRLEGIHTGQTLTNHSGNGRMEEAKAESLRPVYALAIAAENRKDEVKLSNALTKLLEEDPSLAWEQHGDTNEIILWGQGEIHLQVALDRLRRKYNLPMATHLPRVPYKETIRKPTNSHGRYKHQSGGHGQFGDVYLDIKPVPRGEGFSFSETIVGGVVPKQYIPGVEIGVREYLTHGPLGFPVVDVAVTLTNGSYHNVDSSEQAFKQAARLAMTEGMTKSEPVLLEPIMTVQVCAPKEFTSKVLQLITGRRGQILGYEGRSDWQGWDCVSGYLPQAEMHDFIIELRSLTLGVGFFNWQYDHLQEVPGKLAENLLTTSSNGNGK
- a CDS encoding tetratricopeptide repeat protein, which codes for MDLSNSWKRFCFKIKQKFPPSSLALSPHTFLVTVSFLLLGGSLTALTQPHTASAQSLPVLTPTQPAAVEELNKGIGLIQQGKLPEAIAAFRQASQLNPQLAPAHYNLGLALRQAGQLQASADAFYQATQVDPNFALAFANLGAALLEGSNLQQARDYLTRALELEPNLGVAHYNYGLLLSQAGEQEQAIAQFKSALQVSQNAPEPAYHIGLIYLQQSKIEDAQKSFQQAIKINPKYAEAHYNLGSILFNQSKFDAALAAFRKAAESNPNYPNAYYGAGLVFLRQNRFSDAQQVLQYAKALYTAQGNSQWATNADQLLQKAHTSNP